Proteins encoded in a region of the Brevundimonas vesicularis genome:
- a CDS encoding sulfite exporter TauE/SafE family protein, translating into MTTELTPLVLTAFSGGVVALLLTLFGGGGSVLAVPLLLYVVGVADPHVAIGVSAAGVALNALTALAGHARAGRVRWPCATLFAVTGAAGAWFGSSLAKMIDGHQLLLIFAVAMAAVGASMLRPKAAIARVEPRLNWSMSPRVGVAGAGVGSAAGFFGIGGGFLIVPGLMASTGMSLATAQATSLLSVAAFGATTAGNYALSGWVDPGLVAAMAVGGVAGTAAGLPLARRLGSNARLGRILFAGLILVVAAYVAVRAVLAL; encoded by the coding sequence CGGCGGCGGCGGGTCGGTTCTGGCCGTGCCGCTGCTGCTTTATGTCGTCGGCGTCGCCGATCCGCATGTCGCCATCGGCGTGTCGGCGGCGGGGGTGGCGCTGAACGCCCTGACGGCTTTGGCCGGTCATGCCAGGGCAGGGCGGGTACGCTGGCCCTGCGCGACCCTGTTCGCCGTCACCGGCGCGGCTGGGGCCTGGTTCGGTTCGTCCCTGGCCAAGATGATCGACGGCCATCAGCTGCTGCTGATCTTCGCTGTCGCCATGGCGGCCGTGGGCGCGTCGATGCTGCGTCCCAAGGCGGCGATTGCCCGGGTCGAACCCCGACTGAACTGGTCCATGTCGCCGCGCGTCGGCGTGGCGGGCGCCGGCGTCGGCTCGGCCGCAGGCTTCTTCGGCATCGGCGGCGGCTTTCTGATCGTGCCCGGCCTGATGGCGTCGACGGGCATGAGCCTGGCGACCGCCCAGGCGACATCTTTGCTCAGCGTCGCCGCATTCGGAGCGACGACGGCGGGCAACTATGCGCTGTCGGGCTGGGTCGATCCGGGCCTGGTCGCCGCCATGGCGGTCGGCGGGGTCGCCGGGACGGCGGCAGGCCTGCCGCTGGCGCGCCGGCTGGGATCGAACGCCCGGCTTGGGCGCATCCTGTTCGCGGGCCTGATCTTGGTGGTCGCCGCCTATGTCGCGGTGCGGGCCGTCCTCGCGCTCTGA